Part of the Natranaerovirga pectinivora genome is shown below.
ATTATTTAAGATTCAAGGGTTGAATGTTATAGCTGATTATATCAATATCTTTTTATTCGTTAAAGAAAGGAACTTCTTTAACATTGTAACAGGATTTGAAAAAAACAGAGAAGACATTTTTGAACTCTATACACTCCTTGGAGAAATTGATGTAAATATTGCTATCAATTATTATAGAGACAGTTTAGAATATTACACCGAGCCTAATTTTACAGATAATAAAAAAACATTAAATGTAGAAGGGTTGGTACATCCTTTATTAGATGACCCCATTTCTAATACCCTAGAAATTAATAATTTTGATGTTGTAATTACAGGTTCTAATATGAGTGGAAAATCAACTTTTCTTAGAACTATTGGTGTTAATGCATTATTAGCTCAAACAATAAATACAGTACTGGCAAAGACATATACCGCTAGTATTTTTAATATCATTACTTCTATAAGCTTAAATGATGATGTCCTTCAAGGAAAAAGTTATTATTTAAGTGAAGCAGAAGCAGTTAAAAGGATCATCTTATCAAGTAAGGAAGATATTACCTGCTTATCCCTTATTGATGAGATATTTAAAGGAACAAACCCGGTAGAAAGAATTAATGCAGCTGCAGAAATACTTAATTATCTTAATAAAAGCAATACCCTAACATTTGTTGCTACCCATGACTTGCAATTAATACCTATGTTAGAAGGCTATAAGAGTTATTACTTTAAAGAAGAAGTTTCTGAAGAAGAAGGCATGATTTTTGATTATAAAATTAAAGAAGGTATTTCTTCTACAAAAAATGCTATAAAAATTCTAGAATTCTTAAATTATCCGAAGGAATTAACCGATAAGATTAATGAAAGAATAAAAAAATCAGAACATAAGTAAAACAGTAAATTATAGCTAATGTAATTATGATGGAGGTCATTCACATGGAGATAAAAATTTTTGCAGGAAGCACAGGAAAAGAATTTGCTGAAAGAATGTGTAAGTATTTAGGCACTGACTTAGGTAAATCAAAAGTCCTTACCTTTACAGAAGGCAACACATATGTTAAAGCTGAAGAGACCGTTAGAGACAAAGATGTTTACTTAGTTCAGTCCATTGGATTACACCCAAACAATGAGTTTACGGAGATTCTTTTCTGGATGGATGCCTTTAAAAGAGCAAGTGCTCATTCTGTTACCGTTGTGATGCCCTATTTCTCATATGCCAAAGGAGACAAAAAAGACGAACCTCGTGTTTCTATAAGAGGACGGGTTTGTGCTGATTGCATTGAATTGGCTGGAGCAGATAGAGTTGTAACAATGGATTTACATAGTCCTCAAATTCAAGGATTCTTTAAAATACCTGTAGACCATTTATTTGCATTACCTATTTTATGTGAGTATGTTAAAACTTTGAATATTGAAGATCTAATAGTTGTATCTCCAGACTCAGGGTTTGCTAAAGAGGCTAGAAGCTATGCTAGATACCTTAACGCCCCTGTTGCTATAGGGGATAAAGAAAGAGTGGATCATAGCGAAAACGCTAATGTTATCGACATTGTTGGTGATGTACAAGGAAAAAATGCCCTTATTGTAGATGATTTTAGTATTTCTGGGGGCACACTTATAGATGTGGCCCGTGCCTTAAAAGAAAAAGGCGCTAAAAAGATATATGCAGCATTATCCCATATTGTCTTAAATGAAAAAGGTGTCAAAAAAATTGAAGACAGTCCAATTGAATTACTAATTAGTACAGATTCAGTAAATAACCCGTTTGTTAAAGACTCAGATAAAATAAAAATTGTATCTGTAGCCCCTTTATTTGCTGAAACCATAGCTAGAATTGACAGAAAAGAATCGGTTAGTCCGTTATTTAATGAAGTACCAAGCAAGGTATTTAATAATATATAAAAACTATTTACAAAAAGTTCTTACTAAGAAAAGATTCACCTATTGAAAAAAATAGGTGCATCTTTTTTTATTGTATATTTATTAGTACCTTTCTCATAAAAAGAACATAATATAAATCAATCTAATATGTAGATGATTTGCTTTTATGGAGGGTATATGACAACAACAAACAGCAACTATAAAAATGAATTATGGGCTAAGAGTCTATATTATTATAACTTGTTTGATGACATCAAAGAATTTGATAGGGATAAGGCCTTTGATTATTATCAAGCATCAAATTACTATTTAACCCTATACCATGAAGAAAATGAAAATTCCCCTGAAATATATACTCAAGAAAGTGAATTTCCAGAGGAGATTATAAGAATATCTCATATAATGGATTTAGATACCAACTGGAGCAAACATATTGTTCCTTATAGTGAATTAACAAAGCTTCAACCAAAAGATAGAATTGTAACAGAAAAAGATTTAGTAGAAAGACCAGTAAAAGATGAAATAAGAGGAATGAAAGATGACGAACCTGTTATCGTTGCTAATGTTAATGGAATAACCAAAGCATATCCCATAAAAGAACTACTCTGGAATCCAGTAATTAATGACTTTTTGGGGGATATACCTATCGTTATAACCTATTGTCCATTATGTAATATTGCTTTTGTATTTAATAGAGAAGTACAGGAAGAAATCCTTACCTTTGGGTTCTCAGGTATGCTCTATAACTCTTGTGTTGTTTTTTATGATTTCAAAACTGAAAGTTTATGGGATTCATTAACAGGAATCTGTCTTGCAGGTGATTATGCTGGTAACCAATTAAGTTATATTCCGAAAAATACAGTATCCTATTCAAGCTATAAAAGAGATTTTCCAGATGGTACAGTTGTCGCTAACGTACGTGGCATATTAAGACCAATTACAAAAAATCCTTATATTGCTTACGACCTTATTAAAAAACCATTGTTTTTTTACAAACAAATTGACCCACGCCTACCTGCAATGGAAAGAGTCGTTGGTATATGGAATGATGATAGATCTATTTGTTATTCTTACTCAGATGTCCTTAGAAGAAAAGTTATAGAAAATGAATTTGAAGGAGAGGATTTTATTATCTTTCATAAGTTTGGTATGATCTCACCTTTAAGTGATCCTATTGCAGACGGAAGAGATATTGGGTCAACTTCAGTATTTAGCCCTTATGTGGATGGTATAAAACTCAACTTTTATGTAGTGGACAATAGATTGTTTGATGTAGAAACAAATTCAGAATGGAGTAGCTTAGGAGTAGCAATAGATGGATTCTATAAAGGTACACAACTAAGATGGATTCGTCATGCCGATACCTATTGGTTTGTATGGGCAGCATATTTTCCAGAAGTAACCATAAGAAGATAAATAATAAAGCTCCCATTAGGGGAGTTTTTGTTATTATTGGAATTTATTAGTCATATATGACTATTTGGAATATTTGAGTTATTTATTGACATTTTTTGAGTTTATATTTATAATTTCTCTAGGGTTATATTTTTATAATTCAACAGTATACTAATTATTTTCAAACATTTTTGAAGGAGGAGTTTAAATGAACAAAACAATTAAGAAATTTTTAGTTGTAACACTATCTATTGCGCTGGTTTTCAGTTTGACATTGCCAGTGTATGCTAAAAACAACAAAGACAAAGGTAGAAAGGTACCAAAGGTTGTATTAAAAGTAGCTACACCATTTAGAGAAGGGCATATTCTTGCTGATACAGCAGAAAAATTCAAAGAGCTTGTAGAACAAAGTAGCAAGGGTAAAATCGCAGTCATAATCGAAGCAGGTCTTGATACAGAAGAAAATGTAAATTTAAGATGTGCCTCAGGTGATGTGGATATCCAATTAACAGGTGGCGAACCTCTTGAAGTTTTCTCACCAGAATACTTTTTCTTTAACGCACCATATGTTATAAAAGACTATGACCATTTCCTAAGAGTGTGGAATGGACCTTTAGGGGACGAATCAAAAGCTTTAATATCAGAAAATGGAAATATGAAAAGTTTAGGAACAGTTTTCCGCGGATACAGACAAATGACATCTAACAAACCAATTAGTGGGCCTAGTGATATAGCAAATATAAAACTAAGGTTACCTGGTGTACATACTTGGATAAGCGTATGGAGTCAAATTGGAGCTAATCCAGTTGCTGTTCCATTAACAGGTCTTTACCAAGCATTAGCAGATGGGACAGCAGAAGCTTCAGAAGGTGATTTGACACAGATTATGTCATTTAACTTAGCAGAAGTACAATCTCATCTAACAATAACAAATCACTTATGTGCCGTTGGATATATTACAATAAATAACGATACTTATAACAGTCTGAAAAAACAAGAAAGACGTCTTGTTGAGAGAGCGATGAAAGAAGCTAGTGAATGGGCTACTCAAGTAACAATGGATAGCGACAATGCAAGACTAGAATACTTACAAAATGCAGGAATGACCTTAGGATACCCAGATGCAGATGCCATTAGAGAACTAGCAAAGCCTGCAATAGAAGAATTATTTATTAATGAATGGCCAGTAACAACTTGGGAAGAAGTGCTTGCACAATAAGATTTAGATTAATGAAGGGACTGATCCTATATGGACAGTCCCTTTTAAGTAAATATGCGTTTATTTCTCACAAACAGCAACCATTAAATAATACTTTTTATCTGGATGTGGGATCTCTATAATATCATCTACTTGATTATACATTGTAACGGCTTTAAATGGCTTTAAGACATCTAAAAACTCCTCACAGGTGTATTGATAGACATGGTATTCATTTTTACAAGGAAAATCTTTGCCTTTACCAAATGGGGTAGAAACAATTAATTTGCCACCAGGCTTTAATAGATTGTATAAATTCTTTATAAATAGCGCATCTTCACTGAAATGTTCAATGGTCTCAAAACTAATGATGGTATCAAAAGTACCATAGATATTATGTAAGTCTTCATTAAGGGCATTGTCTACATAATACTTTGTATTAGGAAAGTTATAATGGGTTTTAGCATATTCAATAGACGCTGGGTCCACATCTATGCCAACAAATTCAGTAATTTCATTATTGTCTAGAACATGTTCAGCGCCATAACCAACGCCACAAGCAATATCTAAAACTCTCCCTTTACAAAAATCTTTTGCAAAAATATAACGCTCTATATGTTCTATTAACATCCCATTCTTAGGATTCATAATTTTAGGTATAACTCTTTCACCTGTGTATTCCATTATTTCAACTCCTTTGTAATGTTTCAGTTATAATCAAGAATTTTAGTATACCATAAAATGACAGATAGAACTAGGCACTTATCTATTTGCCTTTAAAGGTGGTACTTTAAAAATTAGGTGAAATACTTTATAATATAAAGGGTAGTAAATACTTAAGAATAGGAGACCATTATGAGTAAAATTAAAATAGATATCTTTGGCATAGAAAGCTATGTCTTAGGAAAAAGTTGTTGTGGCAAAACGTATTGTGACAAAAATACAAGAACCAATAAAGAATCCTATGAGGAATTCTTAGAATTTATAGGCAAAATGGATATACAAGACAAAGTAGACATTAACTTCATAGACATTGTAAAAGAGAACTTAGAAAACTATGAAGAAGTTAAAGAAGAGCTAAAAGAAGGGGCAATAATTCCTTTAGTATATATTAATGGGGTACTAGAATTTCAAGAAGGGATTCCAAGTACAAAGATATATAAAAAGATATTAGATCAATGGGTATAAAATAATAAGAGAGATTCTTTAGGTTAATATGCTTAAAAGAATCTCTCTTATTTTAAATCATCTCTTTTTTACCAAAAATAGTATTAAAAATATAAAAACTAGCCCAACCAATACCAATTCATAGGATAATGAACCCCCACCATTACTCAAGAACATAAACTTACAAAATTAATTTAAAGTATAACTTGAATACCTAGCACTTATTCTATATAATTATCAATAGTGTGTTCTTATAATTCTATAAGAAAAATATATAATATTTCCTAGAGGAGTTTTTTATGTCTAAAAATAAGGAAGAAGCCTATCAGGAAGAAAGAGAACGATTAGAGTATACGATAGATTACTTGATACAAAATATAAATGCAACAGAAGACTACAAAAACAACTTTAAATCCAATATAAAAGAGGCCTATGAAAACTTAGACCCTCAAGACAGTAGTCAAAGTTACATAAACATAATCATCAACTCGAACCTTCTAGAAACGGCTATAAAGAATTATACCAGTTACAAAAAAGCAGTTAAAAAACCTTACTTTGCAAGAATAGATATAAAATCTGAAGCCTCAGATGAATTAGAAAAATTATATATAGGTAA
Proteins encoded:
- a CDS encoding MutS-related protein, with amino-acid sequence MKSKKTNDEIGQLKKKYNYKLLESFYKHSLENEMYPTLDDSTWHDLNMNEVFSKLDWTITTPGEQVLYKTLRSPAMDKGPILEKGNVINKLNNKEISEPIRGELARIGRIKYDVDTIQVLNKIKPNKPLKNICRLLAFLNVANLIALIVFLLPMFIINAIILFVLSLVMHYKIEDVIHRELQFVDYITKLIGRSNNIGDMLPEGVADYKNKLKATHNKCKPILRKASVLFKIQGLNVIADYINIFLFVKERNFFNIVTGFEKNREDIFELYTLLGEIDVNIAINYYRDSLEYYTEPNFTDNKKTLNVEGLVHPLLDDPISNTLEINNFDVVITGSNMSGKSTFLRTIGVNALLAQTINTVLAKTYTASIFNIITSISLNDDVLQGKSYYLSEAEAVKRIILSSKEDITCLSLIDEIFKGTNPVERINAAAEILNYLNKSNTLTFVATHDLQLIPMLEGYKSYYFKEEVSEEEGMIFDYKIKEGISSTKNAIKILEFLNYPKELTDKINERIKKSEHK
- a CDS encoding DUF3179 domain-containing protein, giving the protein MTTTNSNYKNELWAKSLYYYNLFDDIKEFDRDKAFDYYQASNYYLTLYHEENENSPEIYTQESEFPEEIIRISHIMDLDTNWSKHIVPYSELTKLQPKDRIVTEKDLVERPVKDEIRGMKDDEPVIVANVNGITKAYPIKELLWNPVINDFLGDIPIVITYCPLCNIAFVFNREVQEEILTFGFSGMLYNSCVVFYDFKTESLWDSLTGICLAGDYAGNQLSYIPKNTVSYSSYKRDFPDGTVVANVRGILRPITKNPYIAYDLIKKPLFFYKQIDPRLPAMERVVGIWNDDRSICYSYSDVLRRKVIENEFEGEDFIIFHKFGMISPLSDPIADGRDIGSTSVFSPYVDGIKLNFYVVDNRLFDVETNSEWSSLGVAIDGFYKGTQLRWIRHADTYWFVWAAYFPEVTIRR
- a CDS encoding TRAP transporter substrate-binding protein, with the translated sequence MNKTIKKFLVVTLSIALVFSLTLPVYAKNNKDKGRKVPKVVLKVATPFREGHILADTAEKFKELVEQSSKGKIAVIIEAGLDTEENVNLRCASGDVDIQLTGGEPLEVFSPEYFFFNAPYVIKDYDHFLRVWNGPLGDESKALISENGNMKSLGTVFRGYRQMTSNKPISGPSDIANIKLRLPGVHTWISVWSQIGANPVAVPLTGLYQALADGTAEASEGDLTQIMSFNLAEVQSHLTITNHLCAVGYITINNDTYNSLKKQERRLVERAMKEASEWATQVTMDSDNARLEYLQNAGMTLGYPDADAIRELAKPAIEELFINEWPVTTWEEVLAQ
- a CDS encoding class I SAM-dependent methyltransferase yields the protein MEYTGERVIPKIMNPKNGMLIEHIERYIFAKDFCKGRVLDIACGVGYGAEHVLDNNEITEFVGIDVDPASIEYAKTHYNFPNTKYYVDNALNEDLHNIYGTFDTIISFETIEHFSEDALFIKNLYNLLKPGGKLIVSTPFGKGKDFPCKNEYHVYQYTCEEFLDVLKPFKAVTMYNQVDDIIEIPHPDKKYYLMVAVCEK
- a CDS encoding ribose-phosphate diphosphokinase, producing the protein MEIKIFAGSTGKEFAERMCKYLGTDLGKSKVLTFTEGNTYVKAEETVRDKDVYLVQSIGLHPNNEFTEILFWMDAFKRASAHSVTVVMPYFSYAKGDKKDEPRVSIRGRVCADCIELAGADRVVTMDLHSPQIQGFFKIPVDHLFALPILCEYVKTLNIEDLIVVSPDSGFAKEARSYARYLNAPVAIGDKERVDHSENANVIDIVGDVQGKNALIVDDFSISGGTLIDVARALKEKGAKKIYAALSHIVLNEKGVKKIEDSPIELLISTDSVNNPFVKDSDKIKIVSVAPLFAETIARIDRKESVSPLFNEVPSKVFNNI